AGTGAGCTTGCGAAAGGACGTGGAGATGGCGGGGTAGAAGCTAACGATGGAGTCGCGGGACCAGTCCAACCTGGGAGCGACACGCTTCAGTATGGCACGTCGGAATAAGATGTAGACCCAGGGATCCAGGACCTGGTTCCCCGTCGCAAACCGAAGCCAGAGAAGCAGGCTGCCAACGTTGAGCTCGCTTCCCGACAGCACGGTCTTCGCGATAAACACCTGTGGAGAGGGAAACAGCGAGAGGGTGATGAGAAGATAAACCACGAGCTTGAACTCCACTCGagccaataaaacaaacacaatcgCTTCGGCGCTAACACAGCTTCGTCATTACCAAATGTTTACGAAAACCAACGGATTGTTGCAACGAGAATAACCAGCATGTGGAGGCCATTTCCAGGAACGTATTTACTTGCACGAGGCCGATGCTTCTTATATATTCAACCCACAAAATCACAGACAGATGAGAAAGCGAGTGTTTTTTTTGGAGGGAATATTAAGGGATCTGTCAGTAACATGTTTAGGTCTTATTTCACCCTAAGTCGAAAGAAATAGGAAGTTActgtttgtgtaaaaaatgtaaGCCCCGTTAAGACTTGATTAATCAACCCTTTCCGCTGTGCTCAGTGTCTTCTTTAGTATTTTATCTACAGTAAAATTGATTCTTAATCGCAGTAAAAGTTCTACATTTTTAGGGTTAAGTTTGGCCTTGCAATCgtgcaaaaaacaaagaaacacacagaaaataaagcGAGCCATGTAAGGACATTTGGACGCTagaaagtttcttttttttatttatttttgggatgAAACTGATGAATTATCACATGACCTTTATGGATATTTTTCCAAAGAGCTGCAAGATAACAAATGGGTTTGTTGTTAACATAAACACTTAAAGCGAATCCAGAGATAAAAGTAATGAAGTAGCACTGAATCACTGACCTTTGCTGAGCGTTCACTTGACGAAAggcacatgctcacacacacacggtgcGGTTTCTGACAAAGTACAATACTTCTGTAGCAATTCTACATTTAACCTAAAACATCTCTATATACAAtattatgcatgtgtttttattaaacaaagcataaaatgcataaacaaataataaaatggaatataaatgattatttataaacatttatcacGGCATACATTAATTTCACTGTGATTTAggtcttttttaatattaacatttaacaaaaatattacaatgtattaaaaaatgaatacatttacatttagtcatttagcagacgcttttatccaaagtacagtaatacatttaatagtattttgtgttaattagttcaaatacaatttaaataaacatataaatattcatatgtattgattaaaatataaacatattacaaataataacacaaatttaaaaacaatctaatatttagttttaataacaattataattatatttttctatttattttaatgtattattttatttcatttaatgtactatttacattgctttttatttaatataaacctattttgttatataatataagtgTAAGTAATATAAGTATAAGCCttgtaatgtattaatatatatatataatatatatatatatatatatatatatatatatataaacacacatttctcAAACAATCTGCTTTTTAAACATGCCCACAGTCTGAATAAACGCTTGTTAAACAATCGTTTGGCAGAAGATTGGCTAACGTTGAATTTGAGTTTTGTTGGAAATAggaagtgtgtttttgttgctgaGGACTTCCTgttctttcctttcctttttccCATTAGTCTTATCAGCAGTTCTCACACGACTCCTTCATGTTCCTCGACCGGCAGAGCTCAGACGTTTTCCGGTGCGAGAAACTCGGAGCGTGTTATTTAACGAGCACTTGCGTCAAactatttcaattaataaaaattgaagttgaagtatttttataaatgttgtcTTAAATATTCAATTACATTATAGTAGTTTAGGTTGAGATGatgattttaattgtttttattattactgggTTTGTTTAATTAAGACTTAATGgacaatttttttatgattattaataataaaaaacgttGCCTAGGCGTCTCACTAGGTTTGAGAAACGGCTCATTTTGGACCCCGTCGCTGTACTTTAATCACTCACCAGTAGAGGGCACCAGCAGACGGAGGCGATGGCCATGATCAGAATCAGCTGCACCATCATCTCCACTTCGTGGTCTCGTCTCCGCTGAACGCTGTCCTGCCCGCAACACACCCTCAGCAGGGTGACCACGCTCACCGTGTTGAGCAGGAACGACACGGCCAGCGACAGCAAACCCACGAGCGAGAAGATCAAGCCGAAGGTCATGTCCAGCGGCTTGGAGCTGATGTTGAGGAAGCACCAGGACCCTGGGATCTGGAGATGGTAGCTTCCCAATCCGGCCAACGGCAGCAGGCTGATGCAGCCGGCCGTGACCCAAACCACGGCCAGCGTCGAACACGCCCTGCTGTTGGACATGGCCATGGAGCGGGCGAAGGGTCGGTTGATGCCCACGAACCGCTCCATGGCCATCGCGGCGGCGAGAAGGAGCGGGCAGAGGCCGTAGAAGACCATCGACATGCCCATGAAGTTGCAGAAGTGGCAATGAGGGTCCAGCTGGCGCCAGTTGAAGTGCGTGATGTGGAAGGACACCACGATGGAGCCGGTGACCAACAGACCCATGAAGTCGGTGAAGACCAGCCCGCCGAGGAAGAGCAGGAAGGA
This window of the Puntigrus tetrazona isolate hp1 chromosome 22, ASM1883169v1, whole genome shotgun sequence genome carries:
- the tbxa2r gene encoding thromboxane A2 receptor: MVSSPFPHMDQTSAPSNATPLCFSINSPPFGYNHTIMSAYYSAVFSGLGLSSNLFAMVVLAKTFHHTKSRSRSSFLLFLGGLVFTDFMGLLVTGSIVVSFHITHFNWRQLDPHCHFCNFMGMSMVFYGLCPLLLAAAMAMERFVGINRPFARSMAMSNSRACSTLAVVWVTAGCISLLPLAGLGSYHLQIPGSWCFLNISSKPLDMTFGLIFSLVGLLSLAVSFLLNTVSVVTLLRVCCGQDSVQRRRDHEVEMMVQLILIMAIASVCWCPLLVFIAKTVLSGSELNVGSLLLWLRFATGNQVLDPWVYILFRRAILKRVAPRLDWSRDSIVSFYPAISTSFRKLTRASLGGTIDHLDPVRPNPDKPTQEDTPLPVLGATATSSSKD